Proteins found in one Falco rusticolus isolate bFalRus1 chromosome W, bFalRus1.pri, whole genome shotgun sequence genomic segment:
- the LOC119140729 gene encoding peptidylprolyl isomerase domain and WD repeat-containing protein 1-like, which yields MRGNLAREGGDWQQSMGQRRSKIQLSPAYKVVVSSAKSGMIEYWTGTSHEYKFPKNFVSSGSHLVKSADSDRDVFNEKPSKEEVMAATQAEGPKRVSDGAIIHRSMGDINIKLFPVECPKTVENLCVHSRNYYYNGHTFHYIIKGFMIQTGDPTSTGMGGESIWGREFEDEFHSTSLNKWGLRSVHHTLSLLLLPPHALPVSAWNPSHRRQSFTSFTNMGPSHRVQFL from the exons ATGCGTGGTAACCTTGCTCGAGAAGGTGGAGACTGGCAACAatccatgggccagaggaggagcaag atACAATTAAGCCCTGCCTACAAAGTAGTAGTGTCTTCTGCTAAATCTGGAATGATTGAGTACTGGACTGGTACTTCTCATGAATATAAATTTCCCAAGAAT tttgtATCTTCTGGTTCACATTTAGTGAAGAGTGCAGATTCTGACAGAGATGTATTTAATGAGAAACCTTCTAAAGAAGAGGTCATGGCAGCTACTCAGGCAGAAGGGCCCAAAAGAGTTTCAGACGGTGCCATCATCCACAGAAGCATGGGAGATATTAATATCAAACTTTTTCCTGTTGA GTGCCCCAAAACAGTGGAAAACTTGTGTGTGCAcagcagaaattattattacaatGGACACACATTTCATTATATCATCAAG GGTTTCATGATTCAGACTGGTGATCCAACCAGTACAGGAATGGGAGGTGAAAGTATTTGGGGAAGAGAATTTGAGGATGAGTTTCATTCAACTTCATTGAACAAATGGGGGTtgcggtcagttcatcacacgttgtctctgctgctccttcctcctcatgctcttcCTGTTTCAGCATGGAAcccctcccacaggagacagtccttcaCAAGCTTCACAAAtatgggtccttcccacagggtGCAGTTCTTGTAA